The proteins below are encoded in one region of Candidatus Binataceae bacterium:
- the dapF gene encoding diaminopimelate epimerase, whose product MPALDFTKMHGCGNDYIYVVATRARPVDPAKLSQRISDRHFGIGGDGLIMLTPSHAGDIRMEMYNADGSRGDMCGNGIRCLARLAWDRGIVKANPMVVETDAGLKTVALNFDGDRLVGATVDMGEPILDGRRIPVNDDGRIINYPLEVDGRKEIITAVSMGNPHCVLFVPNSAVFQLQDLDFAALGRKFEHHGFFPKRVNTEFILPVSRRHLKMRVWERGSGETWACGTGACAALVAAVLTDRAERKAKVELRGGTLEIEWRESGADANHVFMSGEAIEVFRGEVEVGEGEIVPVA is encoded by the coding sequence ATGCCCGCGCTGGATTTCACCAAGATGCACGGCTGCGGCAACGACTATATCTACGTCGTTGCGACCCGTGCGCGCCCTGTCGATCCCGCTAAGTTGTCGCAGCGAATTTCCGATCGTCATTTTGGCATCGGCGGCGATGGCCTAATCATGCTCACGCCCTCGCACGCCGGCGACATCCGGATGGAGATGTACAACGCCGACGGCAGCCGCGGCGACATGTGCGGCAACGGTATCCGATGCCTCGCGCGACTCGCATGGGATCGCGGGATCGTCAAAGCCAATCCGATGGTGGTCGAGACCGATGCGGGTCTCAAAACAGTCGCGCTCAACTTCGATGGCGACCGCTTGGTCGGCGCCACCGTCGATATGGGCGAGCCGATTCTCGATGGCCGCCGTATCCCGGTGAACGACGACGGTCGGATCATCAACTATCCGCTCGAAGTCGACGGCCGCAAGGAAATTATCACTGCGGTCTCGATGGGCAATCCGCACTGCGTATTGTTCGTTCCCAACTCGGCGGTGTTTCAGCTGCAGGATCTCGATTTCGCGGCGCTGGGCCGCAAGTTCGAGCATCATGGGTTTTTCCCGAAACGCGTTAACACCGAGTTTATCCTGCCGGTCTCGCGACGCCATCTTAAGATGCGCGTGTGGGAGCGCGGCTCCGGCGAGACCTGGGCCTGCGGCACGGGCGCATGCGCGGCGCTGGTCGCAGCCGTGCTCACCGATCGCGCGGAACGCAAGGCGAAGGTCGAGTTGCGCGGCGGCACGCTCGAAATCGAATGGCGCGAGAGCGGCGCCGACGCCAATCACGTTTTCATGAGCGGCGAAGCGATCGAAGTCTTTCGCGGCGAAGTCGAAGTCGGAGAGGGAGAAATCGTTCCGGTCGCCTGA
- the dapA gene encoding 4-hydroxy-tetrahydrodipicolinate synthase, with translation MFTGALTAIITPFRDGAVDEPALRELIEWQIAEGIDGLVPCGSTGESSTLTHAEHEHVIRITIEQTRKRVPVVAGTGSNATAEAVRLTRAAQEMGADGALLICPYYNRPTQEGIFRHFKTIAQSADMPLLVYNIPSRTGSNIAPETFARLVEIKNIVGAKEATGSMDQVSDIIRLCGEKLTILSGDDALTLPIIALGGKGVITTIGNVLPKQMHDLAGAAVAGNFEFAREAHYKMLPLIRALFIETNPIPVKQAMAMMGKCANELRMPLIPMSPPAAERLHLVMKEMNLI, from the coding sequence ATGTTCACTGGCGCGTTGACGGCGATCATTACGCCGTTTCGCGATGGCGCGGTTGATGAGCCCGCGCTGCGCGAATTAATCGAGTGGCAGATTGCCGAAGGAATCGACGGCCTCGTGCCGTGCGGCTCGACCGGAGAATCCTCCACGCTCACCCATGCCGAGCACGAACATGTGATCAGGATCACGATCGAGCAGACGCGCAAGCGTGTCCCGGTCGTCGCCGGCACCGGCTCCAACGCCACGGCAGAGGCAGTGCGCCTGACGCGCGCCGCGCAGGAGATGGGCGCCGATGGCGCTCTCCTGATTTGCCCGTACTACAACCGGCCCACCCAGGAGGGCATCTTCCGTCACTTCAAGACGATCGCGCAGTCAGCCGACATGCCGCTGCTGGTTTACAACATCCCGAGCCGTACTGGCTCGAACATCGCGCCCGAAACCTTTGCGCGCCTGGTCGAAATCAAGAACATCGTCGGCGCCAAGGAAGCGACCGGCTCGATGGATCAAGTCTCCGACATCATTCGCCTGTGCGGCGAAAAGCTCACGATCCTTTCCGGCGACGACGCGCTCACGCTGCCGATCATCGCACTCGGCGGCAAGGGCGTTATCACGACTATCGGCAACGTGCTGCCGAAGCAGATGCATGACCTCGCTGGCGCCGCCGTCGCCGGCAACTTCGAGTTCGCGCGCGAGGCGCACTACAAGATGTTGCCGCTGATACGCGCGCTGTTCATCGAAACCAATCCGATCCCGGTCAAGCAGGCGATGGCAATGATGGGCAAGTGCGCCAACGAACTGCGCATGCCGCTCATTCCGATGTCGCCGCCGGCCGCGGAACGGCTTCATCTCGTGATGAAGGAGATGAACCTCATCTAG